The Rhinoraja longicauda isolate Sanriku21f chromosome 19, sRhiLon1.1, whole genome shotgun sequence genome includes a window with the following:
- the LOC144603056 gene encoding E3 ubiquitin-protein ligase TRIM39-like codes for MGRNDEGEAGGKRRVRDEAKPLSVVDDALPIEKFHCPVSFNTAFKETSDDFKHVSVTLDVETAHPWLEVSEDRKRVRLTGTRRSLPDTGKRFTVYPCVLGSEGFTLGRHYWEVEVAGSRFWSLESPQSLWGGRATLTPGTRVWSIRRHYDWFHAFTSPPSPLPARPIPGRVGVYLSYESGTVSFYDADTKSHLHTFTGNKFT; via the exons atggggagaaacgatgag ggggaagctggtggcaagcgaag ggttcgtgatgaagccaaaccactgtcggtggtagatgatgccttgccgattgaaaagtttcattgccctgtttcattcaacacggcatttaaagaaacatctgatgacttcaagcatg tctccgtcaccctggatgtggaaacagcgcatccgtggcttgaggtgtctgaggatcggaagagggtgagactgaccgggacccggaggagtctccctgacaccgggaagaggtttacagtctatccgtgtgtgctgggatcggagggattcacattggggagacattactgggaggtggaggtggcggggagtcggttcTGGAGTCTTGAGTCGCCACAGAGTCTGTGGGGAGGAAGAGCCACACTGACCCCGGGGActagagtctggagcatcaggcggcacTATGACTGGTTtcatgcattcacctcccctccatcccctctccccgcccgtcccatccccgggagggtgggagtttatctcagttacgagtccgggacagtttcattttacgacgcggacaccaagtcccatctccacaccttcactgggaataaattcacgtag